Proteins encoded by one window of Taeniopygia guttata chromosome 1A, bTaeGut7.mat, whole genome shotgun sequence:
- the AHCYL2 gene encoding adenosylhomocysteinase 3 isoform X2 gives MPNKKKYNVNGQSTGMKAQIQFADQKQEFNKRPTKIGRRSLSRSISQSSTDSYSSAASYTDSSDDETSPRDKQQKNSKGSSDFCVKNIKQAEFGRREIEIAEQEMPALMALRKRAQGEKPLAGAKIVGCTHITAQTAVLMETLGALGAQCRWAACNIYSTLNEVAAALAESGFPVFAWKGESEDDFWWCIDRCVNVEGWQPNMILDDGGDLTHWIYKKYPNMFKKIKGIVEESVTGVHRLYQLSKAGKLCVPAMNVNDSVTKQKFDNLYCCRESILDGLKRTTDMMFGGKQVVVCGYGEVGKGCCAALKAMGSIVYVTEIDPICALQACMDGFRLVKLNEVIRQVDIVITCTGNKNVVTREHLDRMKNSCIVCNMGHSNTEIDVASLRTPELTWERVRSQVDHVIWPDGKRIVLLAEGRLLNLSCSTVPTFVLSITATTQALALIELYNAPEGRYKQDVYLLPKKMDEYVASLHLPTFDAHLTELTDEQAKYLGLNKNGPFKPNYYRY, from the exons ATGCCCAACAAGAAGAAATACAACGTCAACGGGCAGTCAACGGGCATGAAAGCCCAG ATCCAGTTTGCTGACCAAAAGCAGGAGTTCAACAAGCGCCCGACCAAGATCGGCCGCCGGTCACTGTCCCGCTCCATCTCGCAGTCCTCGACAGACAGCTACAGCTCAG ctgcctcctACACGGACAGCTCCGACGATGAGACCTCCCCGAGGGACAAGCAGCAGAAGAACTCCAAGGGCAGCAGCGATTTCTGCGTGAAGAACATCAAACAGGCCGAGTTCGGGCGCCGCGAGATCGAGATCGCCGAGCAGG AGATGCCGGCGCTGATGGCTCTGAGGAAGAGAGCTCAGGGGGAGAAGCCCCTGGCCGGGGCCAAAATCGTGGGCTGCACTCACATCACGGCACAGACAGCG GTGCTGATGGAGACTCTGGGAGCGTTGGGAGCTCAGTGCCGCTGGGCCGCCTGCAACATCTACTCCACCCTCAACGAGgtggcggcggcgctggccgAGAGCG GGTTCCCTGTGTTTGCCTGGAAGGGCGAATCCGAGGACGATTTCTGGTGGTGCATCGACCGCTGCGTCAACGTCGAGGGCTGGCAGCCCAACATG ATCCTGGATGATGGGGGAGATCTCACCCACTGGATCTACAAGAAATACCCCAACATGTTCAAGAAGATCAAGGGCATTGTGGAGGAGAGCGTCACCGGGGTCCACAG GCTGTACCAGCTCTCCAAGGCGGGGAAGCTCTGCGTGCCGGCCATGAACGTCAACGACTCCGTCACCAAACAGAAGTTCGACAACCTCTACTGCTGCCGGGAGTCCATCCTGGACGG cCTGAAGAGGACCACAGACATGATGTTTGGAGGGAAGCAGGTGGTGGTTTGTGGCTATGGGGAG gtggggaagggctgctgtgctgccctgaaggCCATGGGCTCCATCGTCTACGTCACCGAGATCGACCCCATCTGCGCCCTGCAGGCCTG CATGGACGGGTTCCGGCTGGTGAAGCTCAACGAAGTCATCAGGCAGGTGGACATCGTCATCACCTGCACAG GGAACAAGAACGTGGTGACCAGGGAACATCTGGACAGGATGAAGAACAGCTGCATTGTCTGCAACATGGGGCACTCCAACACCGAGATCGACGTG GCCAGCCTGCGCACGCCCGAGCTCACCTGGGAGCGCGTGAGGTCCCAGGTGGATCACGTCATCTGGCCCGACGGGAAGAGGAtcgtgctgctggcagag GGCCGCCTGCTGAACCTGAGCTGCTCCACCGTGCCCACCTTCGTCCTGTCCATCACGGCCACCACCCAG GCCCTGGCTCTGATAGAGCTGTACAACGCTCCCGAGGGCCGCTACAAGCAGGATGTGTACTTGCTGCCTAAAAAAATGG ACGAGTACGTGGCCAGCCTGCACCTGCCCACCTTCGACGCGCACCTGACGGAGCTGACGGACGAGCAGGCCAAGTACCTGGGGCTCAACAAGAACGGACCTTTCAAACCCAACTACTACAg aTACTGA